The Candidatus Cloacimonadaceae bacterium genomic sequence CATCACCCACCCCGTTCTGCTAAATGATTTGACGAACAAAAAAAGGGTGTGGTATTGAAACCACACCCTCATTATGAGATAGACTATTATCAGTGGGTCATCGCCATAAACTTTTCGGCATGCCCCTTATCCTTTGTCTGAAGGCTTACAAAGATGGTGACGGCAAAGACTATCGGCGACACGTAAAGTGCGGGGTTGATAAGTACTTTAATTCCATAAATATAAGGGATATTAAGAAACTTTGCAAAAGTAAAGATCAACGACAGGATCAATCCGATAGAAAGTCCCCAAAGCACACCCTTTTTGGATAGTTTCTTCCACCACAAAGTGAGGAGAACTATTGGAGCAAATGTGCTTGCGGCGATTCCAAAGACCATACCGACCAAAACAGCGACATTCTGATTTTTAAGCCATATTGACGCCAGAATTGCAAGTAAGGCGAAAACGACGGTTCCAATCTTCGCAAAGCGAACGCGCTCTTTATCGCTGCTATGGGGTCTCAAAATGCCGGCGTACAAATCGTGCGAAATGCTGGTGGTCATGGAGATGAGAAGACCAACGGAAGTGCTGAGCATTGCTGCCATCGCCCCAGCCGCTATTATGCCCAGGAGAACCTCGCCGCCGATCTGCTTGCCCAAGAGGGGCACTGCCATATTTGTGGCTTTACCAATCTCGCCTGAGCTTACCAGACTTATCAGCGTTGGATACATTACCTTCATTGCCGCAAGCCCTACAAACAGGACTGAAAAGTAAAAGATGGCAAGTCCGACAATCGTCATTTCCGCGCCCTTCTGGGCGTCTTTTGAGCTTTTCACGGTAAAAAACCGGATCAGGATGTGGGGCAGACCTGCAGTGCCAAGCAAGAGTCCAAGTGCGAGACTAAGCTGATTCCAGATACCCTTGACATCTATACCGGGTGTCAGTGCGCTTGGTGCATCAGGCGCGGCATTTCTAACCGCTACCGTTAAAGCAACGGCATCTTTTACGGTTTCCTTGGGAGCTGCCGCAATTACATCAGCAGCGACGTCCATGGCTATTTTGGGCGGGACAACTTTTGTAGCCTCTGAGATCATGTTTAGAGGATTTCCATTATAATATAGTAGTGCTGCTGCAAATAAGAGGAATAGCATAGCTGCAAGAAGTATTCCACCCTGAATTGCCTGGTTGATAGTAGTTCCTTTCATTCCTCCGACAACGACCATCAAAGCGATAAAACCACCTGAGAGAAAGACAGTTGTCAGATAATTCCATCCAAGCAAAAGGTTAAACAGATGACCTGCTCCCACTATTTGCGGCACCAGATAGAGCGTGCCGATAATAGCTGTTGTAAGCATCGCAAGTACCTTGATACTATTGCCGCTGAATCTTGAGGAAAGTATGTCGCCAACTGTGAATTTTCCTGCTTTTTTCAATGGTCCTGCAAGCACGAGCAGGATCACTATCCAAGCACTGAAAAAACCTAATGCAAGCCACCATCCATCAATTCCGTACAACGCAACCGCGCCGGCAACGCCAAGAAAACTTGCAGCACTGCAATAATCGCCGAACATAGCTGCTCCGTTGAGTTTCCAAGATATTTTACCACCGGCAACATAAAAGTCTTTGGTGGTCTTTGTGGACTTTACGCTTAGAAAGCTGATGATAAGCGAAACAATGATACTTCCCACGACAATAATTACTGCAATCAAGTTTTCCACAGTTTAATTCCAATCCTTCATTGATCTTACCAGATATATACGCGTGATAATAACACCTGCGACAAAGACGAGCGTCCCGACGTAAAACGCTAATGGCAGTCCCATAATATCCACTGCTGCAATGTCTTTAAGCTCTGCAGTGGCAATTATGGCGGCAAAAAAATAGACCACGGCAAAGATAAGAAGCATTAAAAAAGAATATTTCCGCTTCTTTCTGTGCAGTAGCTTATCATAAACTGGTGCGTGTTCTCTTGTTTGTTTCGGTTCATGTTTTTTCATGATTATCTCCCTTCATGACTTGTAAATGGCAATTTTTATATTGGACTATCGCTTGTATCAACACTGCACTTTAGCTACAGCTAATTCTCTTCAATCATCAGTAGGGTGCAAGTGTTGATGTTATTTTCAACTCATTGTTTCACATTTAGTTTTTGAAGAGCTGTCCACCCATGGCAGAACAGGTCTTCGCTTCGCACAATCTATATAGTTTCCATTGAGATCCATCAATAATTTCATGGCATTCCACGAAAACCAAACTCGACTTCCTGTCAAGTTTTTTTCTGTGTCTCGCACTTCAACGCAAAGAACGAGACCGATGTCGCGTGACAAGTATAAACCCTCACTTAAAACTTCAAATTTGATCATCAAAACTTCAAATGTCCAAGTCCAAGTGGCATCGTCAATGGATTTGATACCCGAATGCAGCAAGTAAAGAGTATAATGCTCAGTAGGATACGAACACTGTGAGTATTTTACAATCGATTCAAGGGAAATGTCCAAGTGGGTTAAAAATGTATGAATTTGAAGTTTGTAATGATAAAAAATGCTGAAATTATAGCAGAGTGTCTATGTCCAAGTGCTATCTCAGTAAATGTGTATCTGGTTAGCATTCAGTTTATTAAGCAATTTGTCCAAGTGGTGAAAGTTTGAAGTTTCTAGTTGCAAACCCTCACTTA encodes the following:
- a CDS encoding cation acetate symporter, which gives rise to MENLIAVIIVVGSIIVSLIISFLSVKSTKTTKDFYVAGGKISWKLNGAAMFGDYCSAASFLGVAGAVALYGIDGWWLALGFFSAWIVILLVLAGPLKKAGKFTVGDILSSRFSGNSIKVLAMLTTAIIGTLYLVPQIVGAGHLFNLLLGWNYLTTVFLSGGFIALMVVVGGMKGTTINQAIQGGILLAAMLFLLFAAALLYYNGNPLNMISEATKVVPPKIAMDVAADVIAAAPKETVKDAVALTVAVRNAAPDAPSALTPGIDVKGIWNQLSLALGLLLGTAGLPHILIRFFTVKSSKDAQKGAEMTIVGLAIFYFSVLFVGLAAMKVMYPTLISLVSSGEIGKATNMAVPLLGKQIGGEVLLGIIAAGAMAAMLSTSVGLLISMTTSISHDLYAGILRPHSSDKERVRFAKIGTVVFALLAILASIWLKNQNVAVLVGMVFGIAASTFAPIVLLTLWWKKLSKKGVLWGLSIGLILSLIFTFAKFLNIPYIYGIKVLINPALYVSPIVFAVTIFVSLQTKDKGHAEKFMAMTH
- a CDS encoding DUF485 domain-containing protein, whose product is MKKHEPKQTREHAPVYDKLLHRKKRKYSFLMLLIFAVVYFFAAIIATAELKDIAAVDIMGLPLAFYVGTLVFVAGVIITRIYLVRSMKDWN